The DNA segment AGGCAGAGAAGCTCGTTTGCGTTCGTGAAGTAACCTCAAAGAGCAATTTAAGGCGACAATTCCTAACGCTAAATCAGGAAAACTAACAGCCATTTGCATGGTGACAATGCAACCAATAGAATTGCCCACCAAATAAGCAGGAGTGCCGACTACTTCCCGACAAAAATCTGCCACCTGTTGCGCCCAAGTGTCGAAAGTATAATCGATTTCCGTGCCCGGTTGAGGTTTAGCCGAAGCCCCAAAACCAATTAAATCAATGGCATAACAGCGATAATTTTGGGCTAAAACAGGTAAATTATGGCGCCAATGCCCACAATTTGCCCCAAAACCATGAACTAAAATCAGAGCATCGCCCTTGTCTCCCTGACATTGATAACCGATGTTAAAACCTCGCCATTGCCAAACTTGATATGCCACCATAAAACTCAATTTGCTTAAACTTTTACTAACTTCGATTGTACTTGTGAATTATGAGTTATGAATTATGAGTTATGAATTTAGATCGTTGTTGTATCGTCACCGTGATAAATTAATAGGATATACAGCAGATTTCATTTCCTTAAACCACAAGTTTGGTTGTCATAAAACTCCCTTTGCGTCTTAGCGCCTTTGCGAGAAACAAAAACGTAGTTTATTCCTCTAAAATGTGCTGTAAAACTTGTCTTATTGAATAAAAAAAAATTTTATGAATAACCCTATATTATTTGCTGTTGCCGGAGAATTTCCCACTTATTTCGTGGTGGTTTATGTGGTTGGTTTCATTGCAGCCGTTGTCATTGGTTCAATGGCGTGGTATGCCTCCAAGCGCCCGGCTGGTTGGGAAGATGCTAAAAAGCCCGACTTTATTCCGGATGTAAAAACCCCTGATAAAAATAATGAATAATTGATAATGAAAGGAATGAAGAATGTAGAAGTGATTGTTTTCTAAATTCTACATTCTAAATTCTAAATTTCCTCCCTTTCTCCCTTTCTCCCTTTCTCCCTGTCTCCCTGTCTCCCTTTCTCCCTGTCTCCCCTTCTCCCCTTCTCCCTTTCCCCAAAGACTAACTACCGGGGCGGGGGAAAGGCGCCCTCCCCCGTTTATTAAGACGGCGTAACCAGAAATAACCCAGCGCCCCCACCACCAGCGACACCCAAGCAGTGAGAGATTTAAACAACAGAAAACCACCAATAGCTAACATCGCGCCAAATAAAATCATTACCCCAGCAACGACTCGTTGCAAATCTAAACCAAGATTTTGTATAGGTTGAACCCCCGTTGCTTCCTGTTGCCTTTGCCATCCTAAACCGGCTGGGCGCACCCGTAAATAAAACTTAGTTAAAGTTTCCTCCGACTCAGGAGGAGTCAAAAACATTGCCGTAATCCACATTACCGCCGTAATACCCGAAATCATCATTAACCTTAAACCGAAATCCGCAGGGAATAAATTAAGATTAGGGATTGTACTGACTAAACCGATAATAAAACCAGTCACCATCGCCGTTAACTCAGCCACCGCATTAATGCGCCACCAATACCATCGTAAAATTAACACCAAACCCGGACCTGTGCCAATGGCGATCACCAAACGAAACACCGTAGCAATATCTTGAGCAAAAAAAGCAGCCACAGCGCCCACCACCGTCACCAATACCGAAGCAAGTCGCCCCATCAAAACCAACTCAGCTTGAGACGCAGAAGGCTTAAAAAAACGCAAATATAAATCATTAGTTAAATAAGAAGCACCCCAATTAATAGAAGTAGAAACTGTACTCATGAAAGCAGCAATCAAAGAAGCCACCACCAAACCAAGAACAATCGGGGGGAGAAATTCTAACATCAATAAAGGATAAGCCAATTCAGGATCATCAAGATTAGGATAAATCACCAAACCAGCCAACGCCACAATAAGCCAAGGCCAAGTCCTCACCATATAATTGAGGATATTAAAAAACCAAGCCGCTTTTTCCGCCTCAGCCTCATTTTTAGCCGCCACCAAACGCTGAATAAACTCCCCTCCCCCATCACTGCGGCGAAAACTCCACCACTGCACCAACATATAAGCCGAAAACGTAGTTAGGCTAATCCCGGCAAAATCACTCCACTGCCAACCATTAGCGCCCTTCACCAACGGCACAAAGGCTAAAACGTCAATTTCTGTTATTTCTTGCACCTGACTGACTAACTCACGCATTCCCCCCACATGATTGACAGCATAGAATGCCACCAAAAAAGCACCCAATAAAGCCAAGAAAAATTGAAAGAAATCCGTGACGACAACTCCCCACAAACCAGCAAAACCAGCATAAATTAAAACAAAAATACTAACAAAAATTACACTCCATAACTTGCCACTATCTCCCACATCTAAGCCCAAACTTTCCCATAACTGCAAAGCAGACACCACCTTAACCATGGCCAACATAGCGTAACCAATACCAATACAGTTAATCGGCACAGCGAATAAAAAAGCCTTCGTAGCGCGTAAAATTGCCGCCATTTTGCCACCGTAACGAATTTCCGTTAACTCCGCATCCGTGACTAACTCGGAGCGTCTCCACAACCGAGCGAAAATATAAATTAACACCACATGGGCAAAGCCAAAACTCCACCATTCCCAATTTCCGGCAATGCCCCTAGAAGCCACCACACCGCAAATATACAAAGGGGTATCAATGGAAAAAGTAGTCGCTGCCATACTTGTACCAGCTAACCACCACGGCAACGTGCGCCCGGACACAAAAAAATCCTCTAAACTTTTTGAGGCTTTTCCCGATAAATATATCCCCACTGCCATGGTAATTATTAAGTATAATAATACTACAATCCAATCGATAACTTGCATAATTTGCTTAAATTGCCAACATTTACCGCTAGATTATAACCATTAATCTTGCATTTTTAACAGAAATAAGCGATAATGGTATTCCGATGTTGACATCCTCAACGAGGGTACGTAGCTCAGTGGATTAGAGCAACCGCCTTCTAAGCGGTCGGTCACAGGTTCGAATCCTGTCGTACCCGTTTCTTGTTTTTAAAAATATTTTGATGAGTATTTCTGTCAAAATAAGGGATGGTGGGCATTGCCCACCCTACAAATTATTCGATTTTGAGTAAATCTCTCGCAAAGGCGCAAAGGCGCAAAGTTTGACTAACTGTTAAGCCAAGGGCGACTAATATCTTCTAATTTTGCCACTTCATCCGCCGAAAGGGAAAAAGTCAGCGCCCCCCCGTTTTCTTGGGCTTGTCGAGCATTTTTAGCGCCCGGAATGGGGATAACGTTATCTTGTGCCATTAACCAATTTAAAGCAATTTGAGCAGGGGTTTTATCATATTTTAGTCCCAATTCTCGTAAACAGTTTAACACAGGAGCAAGTTCTTTTAAACCATTAGCACTAAAACGAGGGTCTAATTTCCTGCCTCCGTCTGGTTTTTGAGGATTATCTGGGTTATACTTACCAGTTAGTAATCCTTGGGCTAAAGGGCTATAGGCGAGAATTGTTACGCCTAAATCTTGAGCGGTTTTAATAATGCCCTTGCTTTCTACTTTACGAGTGATGAGGGAATATTTGACTTGATTGACCGCTAGGGGTATATTTCTTTTGCCTAAAATTTCCGTTGCTTTTTTCATCTCCTCCGCCGAATAGTTACTCACCCCCACCGCGCCGATTCTTCCAGCCTCCACTTCATCGGCTAAGGCGTTAAGTAAAGTATTTTGACTCATCAACATGAAAGGCCAATGAACTTGATATAAAGGGATGTAAGATAGTTGTAAACGTTGCAGACTGTTGGTAACAGCGCCCTTCACCGCATCGGGAGATAATCGCCAAGGCAAGGGCGCGTATTTAGTGGCAATCTGCACATTATGCCCAGTTTTTTTGATAAATTCTCCCAATAATTGCTCTGATTTACCGTTACCATAAACTTCCGCTGTATCAAAAAAGTTAACCCCCGTGGCAATGGTGGCGTTAAAGGCTTCTTCCACATCGTTTTCACCGTAGTTGGCGCCGTAATTCCAAAAAAACGCATCACCCCAAGCCCATGTGCCAATACCTAATGCTGATACTTCTATGTCTGTTGTGCCTAGCTTTTTGGTGTTCATAATTGTTATATTAAGTTTTGTTAAGTATTATAACAAGGTAATATGGTGGTTGAATGGCTCAAATTTGAAGTTGCCAAAGCGGATCAAGCAGTATTTTTACAGTATGATGAGTTAATTTGGACAAGGGCGCTGGAACGTTATGATGGTTTTATCCAAAAACAAGTATGGTTAGAGGGTGATAATAAGGTTATTTGCGTGATTTGGTGGGCGCATCGTCAGTTATGGAAACAGATACCTCCTGATGATTTGACGGCTATTGAAGAGGAATGGGGTCGGGCGCTGGGCTTAATTCCTTATAATTTATTAGAAGTAAGAGAGTTTGAGGTCATTTAAGTTATGTTGACTCCACAACTAGAAAATTTATTGATTAATCAAAAGTTAATAAATGCAGAAACAGATACTTTATTTAGTATCAATAATATCTCTTGGCTACAATACGAAATTTTATTAAATAAACTGGATGATATTGCTAAATTTAGAATTAAGTATTGCGAAGGAATTTTAACGATTATGTCTCCTAGTCGTAACCATGAAATATTAAAAAAACGTATAGCAATTTTACTAGAAATTTATTTAATAGAACATAATATTAATTATTATCCTACTGGTTCGACAACTTTCCGTAAAGAAGAAAAAAGAGGAGGATTAGAACCAGATAAAAGTTATTGTTTTCATGAATTAAAAGAATATCCAGATTTAGCTATTGAAGTAATATTTGCTAGTATTGATTCTCTACAGATTTACCACAAATTAGGCGTTAAAGAAGTCTGGTTTTGGCAAAATGAACAATTATTTATTTATCATTTATGCTCAGAGAATACATTAGAATTTAGCTCAAATTATGGATATGAATTAATAGAATATAGTAAATTATTCCCTAACCTAAACATCACAATATTTACTGAGTATATTAAACATCCTAACCCTTTAATTGCCTCAAAGAATTTTCGTCAATCGTTTAATTTATCTTGAGATTTACTTTTAAGTAAATTCTAATTATGATCTAAAAATCTAAATCTAAAATTATCAAAAATTTAGCCATACGAAAATAGTAATTAATTATCGAATAATAAAGAGTTTAAAAACCCATTTTTTAAGACGTAAAAAAATTATATCAAGTCCGTTTGATTACTTACAAATTAGTAATATCAATATCTTAGTTCAATTTATTGAACGTAAACCTATTAGCCGTGTAATTCATTACACGGTGGGTAAATTACGAAGAGATAATCTATTTATAACTAATTATCCGAACTTGATATTAGTTCAATTTATTGAACGGAACACCATTAGCCGTGTAATTCATTACACAGTGGATAAATTACGAAGATATAATCTTTTATAACAGATTTCCGAACATGATATTAATGGTAGTCTAAGCTATCTTTAATTTTACCTTTGCCCTTTTGACTTATTAAATAAATGGACTATATTCGACTACATCCTGAAACCATTGCTGAAGTTAAAGACAAAATCGATTTAGTAGAAATTATTTCCGATTATGTAGTATTACAAAAAAAAGGGAATGAATTAAGCGGTTTATGTCCTTTTCATGAAGAAAAAAGCCCTAGTTTTAGTGTTAATCCTGTTAAGCAACTTTACTATTGTTTTGGTTGTGGTGCTGGGGGTGGTGCAGTTAAATTTCTCATGGATATTAATAAACAATCTTTCAAAGAAGTTGTACTAGATTTAGCCCAACGTTATCATATTCCCATCAAAAGTTTAGCGCCCGAACAACAAAAAGAAATTCAAAGACAAATTACTATTAGAGAACAATTATACGAAATTCTGGCCGTTGCTTCCGGTTTTTTTCAGCATAGTTTACAACAACCGCAAGGGCGAAGGGCGCTGGATTATTTACAGCAAGAAAGAAAATTAGATGATGCTACCATTCAACAATTTAAGTTAGGTTATGCCCCAGATAATTGGGATACTTTATATAATTATTTGGTGGAAGTAAAACACTATTCCATTAGTTTAGTTGCCAAAGCTGGATTAATCAAAGAAAGAAAAAACGGAGGCGGTTATATTGATTATTTTAAACATCGTTTAATGATTCCTATTTGTGATAAAGATGGTCGAATAATTGCCTTTGGTGCAAGAAGTTTAGATGGCAGTGAGCCAAAATATTTAAACTCTCCTGATACAGAATTATTTTCTAAAAGTCATACTTTATTTTTGCTAGATCAAGCTAAACAAGCTATTGCTAAAAATGATAAAGTTATTATTGTTGAAGGTTATTTTGATGCCATTGCTTTACACAGTCAAAATATAAAAAATGTAGTAGCAGTTTTAGGCACAGCTTTAACCAGTCATCATGTGAAAATTCTGTCAAGATACACTGATTCAAAGGAAATCATTGTTAATTTTGATGCAGATAAAGCAGGTATAAAAGCAACAGAAAGGGCAATTAAAGAGGTAGAAAATTTGATTTATACAGGGCAACTTAAACTCAAAGTTGTTAATATTCCTAATGGCAAAGATGCCGATGAATTTCTTAATGCTAGTGATGATTCTGTGGAAAAATATCAAAGATTAATTGATTCAGCGCCCCTCTGGCTAGATTGGCAAATTGACCAAATTTTAAAAGATAAAAACTTATCAAATAGTGGTGATTTTGAGTTAGTCTTTCAAGGTATGACTAAACTGATTAGAAAAATTAGTAATGAAGTTACTAAAAATCATTATTTATTATCCTGTGCCGAGATTTTAACTAAGGG comes from the Cyanobacterium sp. T60_A2020_053 genome and includes:
- a CDS encoding aldo/keto reductase, with the protein product MNTKKLGTTDIEVSALGIGTWAWGDAFFWNYGANYGENDVEEAFNATIATGVNFFDTAEVYGNGKSEQLLGEFIKKTGHNVQIATKYAPLPWRLSPDAVKGAVTNSLQRLQLSYIPLYQVHWPFMLMSQNTLLNALADEVEAGRIGAVGVSNYSAEEMKKATEILGKRNIPLAVNQVKYSLITRKVESKGIIKTAQDLGVTILAYSPLAQGLLTGKYNPDNPQKPDGGRKLDPRFSANGLKELAPVLNCLRELGLKYDKTPAQIALNWLMAQDNVIPIPGAKNARQAQENGGALTFSLSADEVAKLEDISRPWLNS
- a CDS encoding Uma2 family endonuclease: MLTPQLENLLINQKLINAETDTLFSINNISWLQYEILLNKLDDIAKFRIKYCEGILTIMSPSRNHEILKKRIAILLEIYLIEHNINYYPTGSTTFRKEEKRGGLEPDKSYCFHELKEYPDLAIEVIFASIDSLQIYHKLGVKEVWFWQNEQLFIYHLCSENTLEFSSNYGYELIEYSKLFPNLNITIFTEYIKHPNPLIASKNFRQSFNLS
- a CDS encoding DNA primase, with amino-acid sequence MDYIRLHPETIAEVKDKIDLVEIISDYVVLQKKGNELSGLCPFHEEKSPSFSVNPVKQLYYCFGCGAGGGAVKFLMDINKQSFKEVVLDLAQRYHIPIKSLAPEQQKEIQRQITIREQLYEILAVASGFFQHSLQQPQGRRALDYLQQERKLDDATIQQFKLGYAPDNWDTLYNYLVEVKHYSISLVAKAGLIKERKNGGGYIDYFKHRLMIPICDKDGRIIAFGARSLDGSEPKYLNSPDTELFSKSHTLFLLDQAKQAIAKNDKVIIVEGYFDAIALHSQNIKNVVAVLGTALTSHHVKILSRYTDSKEIIVNFDADKAGIKATERAIKEVENLIYTGQLKLKVVNIPNGKDADEFLNASDDSVEKYQRLIDSAPLWLDWQIDQILKDKNLSNSGDFELVFQGMTKLIRKISNEVTKNHYLLSCAEILTKGRSPLNSLNSQELTKIYHNLENNSKSYQTKAKLPRKSLKSTVNSQVEEAEFLLLLIYLHCPSWRETIVNYLDEKDLLFSLDHYRFLWQQINYFSQNIDIDYHDNKLLTTLQENMVNHPEFITFWQPLFNPSENNKQRLFAPESNINFALACLEGVNLEKYKQYCQQQITIYTNNQDMEKMSYFFEEIKKIEQQLKDLKQSII
- a CDS encoding TIGR03792 family protein, producing the protein MVVEWLKFEVAKADQAVFLQYDELIWTRALERYDGFIQKQVWLEGDNKVICVIWWAHRQLWKQIPPDDLTAIEEEWGRALGLIPYNLLEVREFEVI
- a CDS encoding Na+:solute symporter; the encoded protein is MQVIDWIVVLLYLIITMAVGIYLSGKASKSLEDFFVSGRTLPWWLAGTSMAATTFSIDTPLYICGVVASRGIAGNWEWWSFGFAHVVLIYIFARLWRRSELVTDAELTEIRYGGKMAAILRATKAFLFAVPINCIGIGYAMLAMVKVVSALQLWESLGLDVGDSGKLWSVIFVSIFVLIYAGFAGLWGVVVTDFFQFFLALLGAFLVAFYAVNHVGGMRELVSQVQEITEIDVLAFVPLVKGANGWQWSDFAGISLTTFSAYMLVQWWSFRRSDGGGEFIQRLVAAKNEAEAEKAAWFFNILNYMVRTWPWLIVALAGLVIYPNLDDPELAYPLLMLEFLPPIVLGLVVASLIAAFMSTVSTSINWGASYLTNDLYLRFFKPSASQAELVLMGRLASVLVTVVGAVAAFFAQDIATVFRLVIAIGTGPGLVLILRWYWWRINAVAELTAMVTGFIIGLVSTIPNLNLFPADFGLRLMMISGITAVMWITAMFLTPPESEETLTKFYLRVRPAGLGWQRQQEATGVQPIQNLGLDLQRVVAGVMILFGAMLAIGGFLLFKSLTAWVSLVVGALGYFWLRRLNKRGRAPFPRPGS